From Synergistaceae bacterium, one genomic window encodes:
- the tnpA gene encoding IS200/IS605 family transposase, whose product MAYQRWIHSNASVFNIGYHLIWCPKYRRKVLVGDVEIRLKELLYEKADEIDVQIAKLDIMPDHIHAFVKTRPINAPHYIVRQLKGYTARVLRLEFPHLLKMPSLWTRSYYCESVGHISEKTIMKYIEEQKNK is encoded by the coding sequence ATGGCTTATCAACGATGGATTCATTCGAACGCATCTGTGTTCAATATTGGCTATCATCTTATCTGGTGTCCAAAATATCGGCGCAAGGTGCTTGTTGGTGATGTAGAAATACGACTCAAAGAACTTTTATACGAGAAAGCTGATGAGATCGATGTTCAAATTGCGAAGCTTGATATCATGCCGGATCACATTCACGCCTTTGTCAAAACGCGGCCTATAAACGCTCCTCACTATATTGTCCGACAGCTCAAGGGCTATACGGCAAGAGTATTGCGCTTGGAATTTCCTCATCTCCTGAAAATGCCTTCTTTGTGGACACGTTCGTACTACTGTGAATCTGTGGGGCATATTTCAGAGAAAACTATTATGAAGTATATCGAGGAGCAGAAAAATAAATGA
- a CDS encoding type II toxin-antitoxin system HicB family antitoxin yields the protein MERNEFAVYPAIFELDGGEITITFPDLPGAISCASSEQEALYMAKDALGAWIIANEDLGNAIPAPSKLSAIAHETGQTTCLIEVWLPMFREERRDGSVKKNVTVPVWLNALAEKAGLNFSQILQAGLKNTLGIRNR from the coding sequence ATGGAGAGAAACGAATTTGCAGTCTACCCAGCAATATTTGAATTGGACGGAGGGGAAATTACCATAACGTTCCCCGATCTTCCGGGTGCTATTTCGTGCGCGAGCAGCGAGCAGGAAGCTCTGTATATGGCAAAAGACGCCCTCGGCGCGTGGATCATAGCCAATGAAGATTTGGGGAATGCTATCCCAGCACCGTCCAAACTTAGTGCTATCGCCCACGAAACGGGGCAAACGACCTGTCTTATTGAGGTATGGCTTCCGATGTTCCGCGAAGAGCGGCGTGACGGCAGCGTAAAGAAAAATGTCACTGTTCCGGTGTGGCTGAATGCGCTCGCCGAAAAAGCGGGGTTGAACTTTTCTCAAATTCTGCAAGCCGGTCTTAAAAACACGCTCGGTATCCGTAACCGATGA
- a CDS encoding type II toxin-antitoxin system HicA family toxin, producing the protein MNQDEVAKILKKAGWIDTGKGKGSHKVFISPDGKAVTTVPKPKTADIPPGTLAKIRKQTGTKEIK; encoded by the coding sequence ATCAATCAGGATGAGGTAGCAAAAATTCTTAAAAAGGCCGGTTGGATCGATACCGGTAAAGGCAAGGGGAGCCACAAGGTTTTTATAAGTCCTGACGGTAAGGCAGTTACGACAGTCCCCAAACCTAAAACAGCAGACATCCCGCCGGGGACTTTGGCGAAGATCAGGAAGCAAACAGGAACCAAAGAAATAAAGTAG